The following proteins come from a genomic window of Desulfonatronum thioautotrophicum:
- a CDS encoding MinD/ParA family protein, which produces MKIKKNRTLSIAMFSGKGGVGKSSLSANLGYCLGEAGYRCLLMDCDLGLANLDVLLGISSEINILDLLDRQIPAERIVQPVTENLDLLPAASGVPELVEMDDDQRGLLLQQLEPIMSEYAFVILDMAAGLKPSLLTLAHAAGKRIVVLTPEPTSLTDAYAVIKVLTAQTEVRDFLVLVNQAESREEAQATFHRLDAAVAKFLGFHLTYLGMVRSDPNMGRSVAKQQALVRVAPQCPAAQDIRTLAERLLSLRTALLPELADKPVLKNL; this is translated from the coding sequence ATGAAAATAAAAAAGAACAGAACATTGAGCATTGCCATGTTCAGCGGCAAGGGCGGCGTGGGCAAATCGAGTCTCAGTGCCAATCTGGGCTACTGCCTGGGCGAGGCCGGCTACCGCTGCCTGCTGATGGATTGCGACCTTGGGCTGGCCAACCTGGACGTCCTTTTGGGCATTTCCAGTGAAATCAATATCCTGGATTTATTGGATCGCCAGATTCCAGCCGAGCGCATCGTGCAACCGGTGACCGAGAACCTGGATCTGCTTCCCGCAGCCAGCGGCGTGCCCGAACTGGTGGAAATGGATGACGACCAGCGCGGCCTGCTGCTGCAACAGTTGGAGCCGATCATGTCCGAATACGCCTTTGTGATCCTGGACATGGCCGCCGGACTGAAACCCAGCCTGCTGACCCTGGCCCATGCCGCCGGCAAACGGATCGTCGTGCTCACCCCGGAACCCACCTCACTGACGGATGCCTATGCGGTCATCAAGGTGCTCACGGCCCAGACCGAGGTCCGGGATTTTCTGGTTCTGGTCAATCAGGCCGAAAGCCGGGAAGAAGCCCAGGCCACCTTCCATCGCCTGGACGCCGCCGTGGCCAAATTTTTAGGATTCCATCTGACCTACCTGGGCATGGTGCGCAGCGACCCGAACATGGGCAGATCCGTGGCCAAACAGCAGGCCCTGGTCCGTGTCGCGCCCCAGTGTCCCGCAGCCCAGGATATTCGCACCCTGGCCGAACGCCTTCTGTCACTGCGCACGGCCCTGTTACCGGAACTGGCCGACAAGCCGGTGTTAAAAAATTTATAG
- the dapA gene encoding 4-hydroxy-tetrahydrodipicolinate synthase: MSFTGALTALVTPFNKGVVDEDAYRNLIEWQIEQGINGLVPCGTTGESATLSHNEHAQVVRICVDQAKGRVPVLAGSGSNSTKEAIELTKVAKQAKADGVLLITPYYNKPTQDGLVAHFKAVAKEVSIPMILYNVPGRTCVNMLPETLSRLFREVPEVKGVKEATGNMAQVSEVLEYCGADFIVLSGDDFTVLPLLALGGKGVISVVSNIVPDKMSDLCRTFTAGDMNKAQDLHYELAPLCRAMFLETNPVPAKTSLALMGKIKPELRLPMVRMQSNNEARLKDLLGQAGLVALTQ, from the coding sequence ATGTCGTTTACCGGAGCGCTGACTGCATTGGTCACGCCATTCAACAAAGGCGTGGTGGATGAAGACGCGTACCGTAATTTGATCGAATGGCAGATCGAGCAGGGTATCAACGGCTTGGTTCCCTGCGGGACCACCGGCGAATCCGCGACACTGTCCCACAACGAGCATGCCCAGGTCGTGAGAATCTGTGTTGACCAGGCCAAAGGCCGGGTTCCCGTGCTGGCCGGCTCGGGATCAAACAGCACCAAGGAAGCCATCGAACTGACCAAAGTGGCCAAACAGGCCAAGGCTGACGGGGTACTGCTGATCACACCCTATTACAACAAGCCGACCCAGGACGGACTGGTGGCGCATTTCAAGGCTGTGGCCAAGGAAGTCTCCATCCCGATGATTCTCTACAACGTTCCAGGCCGGACATGCGTGAACATGCTCCCGGAGACACTCTCCCGGCTGTTCCGGGAAGTGCCCGAGGTCAAGGGCGTCAAGGAGGCCACCGGCAATATGGCCCAGGTCTCGGAAGTTCTCGAGTACTGCGGAGCCGACTTCATTGTGCTTTCCGGAGACGATTTCACGGTCCTGCCGTTATTGGCCCTGGGAGGCAAAGGGGTGATCTCCGTTGTCTCCAATATTGTTCCGGACAAGATGAGCGACCTGTGCCGTACATTTACAGCCGGCGACATGAATAAAGCCCAGGACCTGCATTACGAGCTGGCCCCATTGTGCCGGGCCATGTTCCTGGAAACCAATCCGGTTCCAGCCAAGACCTCCCTGGCGCTCATGGGCAAAATCAAACCAGAACTCCGCCTGCCCATGGTGCGGATGCAGTCCAACAACGAAGCCCGACTCAAGGATCTGCTCGGCCAGGCCGGCCTCGTTGCCTTGACGCAATAA
- a CDS encoding MFS transporter — MSFYQRVAPAVMTDLLMSDFQIGAAALGNFSAFYFYSYVAMQVPTGMLADHWGPRRLLTAGALLAAVGTIFFAMANTVHLANIGRLLIGGSVAVAWVTLMKLATHWFPPRMFAFVTGIGLLVGVTGAVTAGAPLRLLADVLGWREVMGILGLCCLAVGTAIWLIVRDDPTERGYVSYIPVPGSTSGKPSGMLRGLSRIFRYRNTLLLTVAQGGMVGTVLAFGGLWGVPFLETRYALSSMAAAVLNSSIMIVWALSGPLLGFFSDKLGTRKGLYVSASCIALACWSFALMMPTLPLSLFIITAMIGAGACGVVIVGFAFAKESVPSQLSGTASGVCNMGAMSGPMLLQLAAGWLLDRHWQGEMLHGARIYDVFAYQMAFVPMIVWLTFTAGLALLTRETYCRPPQETP; from the coding sequence ATGAGCTTTTACCAACGGGTCGCTCCGGCGGTGATGACCGATCTGTTGATGAGCGACTTCCAGATCGGAGCCGCGGCGTTGGGGAATTTCTCGGCATTTTACTTTTACAGCTACGTGGCCATGCAGGTTCCAACAGGCATGCTGGCGGACCATTGGGGGCCGCGACGACTGCTTACTGCCGGTGCGCTGCTGGCCGCCGTAGGCACCATCTTTTTCGCCATGGCCAATACCGTGCACCTGGCCAACATTGGTCGGCTGCTTATCGGCGGCTCCGTGGCCGTGGCCTGGGTAACCTTGATGAAGCTGGCCACCCACTGGTTTCCTCCGCGTATGTTCGCCTTTGTCACCGGAATCGGCCTGCTGGTCGGCGTAACCGGCGCGGTCACCGCCGGAGCACCTCTGCGCCTTTTGGCCGACGTCCTGGGCTGGCGGGAGGTGATGGGCATTCTGGGGCTTTGCTGCCTGGCCGTGGGCACGGCCATTTGGTTGATCGTCCGGGACGACCCCACGGAACGGGGATATGTCTCGTACATCCCCGTTCCCGGATCGACATCAGGAAAACCTTCGGGCATGTTGCGCGGACTATCCCGGATCTTCCGATACCGGAACACGCTGCTGCTCACCGTGGCCCAGGGTGGAATGGTCGGCACGGTACTGGCCTTTGGTGGGCTCTGGGGTGTTCCTTTTCTGGAAACCCGCTACGCTCTGTCCTCAATGGCAGCCGCTGTGTTGAATTCTTCAATCATGATCGTTTGGGCCCTGTCCGGCCCGCTGCTGGGCTTTTTCTCGGACAAGCTTGGTACCCGCAAGGGGCTGTATGTGAGCGCATCCTGCATTGCCCTGGCTTGCTGGTCTTTCGCCTTGATGATGCCAACTTTGCCCTTGTCCCTGTTCATCATCACGGCCATGATCGGAGCCGGAGCGTGCGGCGTGGTCATCGTCGGCTTCGCCTTTGCCAAGGAGTCGGTCCCTTCCCAATTGTCCGGAACGGCATCCGGAGTTTGCAACATGGGGGCCATGTCCGGCCCGATGCTTCTCCAGCTTGCAGCCGGCTGGCTTCTGGACCGGCATTGGCAAGGGGAGATGCTGCACGGAGCAA
- a CDS encoding GGDEF domain-containing protein produces MSKTSPSSVPVPPLPDLRTELDALKADLATSGLCVPTSERPRGDGSNAVLFRLLPGLSPEYQSRLESMLRQMPWMLLPLQDDAYPALRRLQDKIDELAHAVEHDDLTGLARRAVFEKALDTEMERAKRSGRSLSLAILDIDDFKRINDTCGHVHGDHVLCSVAEILRRNVRRADLAVRLGGEEFALLMPATTQTSAVFLLERIMNAVRELRFDCPQPFAADQAQVTVSAGLACYKGFRDMLPLELIEQADQALYRAKKAGKNRLEKAPLRDISPELSPRTLVESAEKNFLFQGLAT; encoded by the coding sequence ATGTCCAAAACGTCGCCTAGTTCCGTACCGGTGCCCCCACTTCCGGATCTGCGCACCGAGCTGGATGCCCTCAAGGCCGACCTGGCCACTTCAGGGCTGTGCGTCCCGACGTCTGAACGCCCGCGGGGCGACGGATCCAATGCCGTTCTTTTTCGCCTGCTTCCGGGTCTTTCTCCAGAGTACCAATCCAGGCTGGAATCCATGTTGCGCCAGATGCCCTGGATGCTTTTGCCGCTCCAGGACGACGCCTATCCGGCCTTGCGCCGCCTTCAGGACAAGATTGACGAATTGGCCCACGCCGTGGAGCACGACGATCTCACCGGCCTGGCTCGCCGAGCCGTATTTGAAAAGGCTTTGGATACCGAAATGGAGCGAGCCAAGCGTTCCGGCCGCTCGCTAAGCCTGGCCATCCTGGACATCGACGACTTCAAACGGATCAATGACACCTGTGGTCACGTGCATGGGGATCACGTGCTCTGCTCCGTGGCCGAGATTTTACGTCGGAACGTTCGCAGAGCCGACCTGGCCGTGCGCCTGGGTGGTGAGGAATTCGCCCTGTTGATGCCTGCCACCACCCAGACCAGCGCGGTGTTTCTTCTGGAACGGATCATGAACGCTGTTCGCGAACTGCGTTTCGACTGCCCACAGCCCTTCGCCGCGGACCAGGCCCAGGTAACCGTCTCCGCTGGGCTGGCCTGCTACAAAGGCTTCAGGGACATGCTGCCCCTGGAACTCATCGAACAGGCGGATCAGGCACTTTACCGAGCCAAGAAGGCTGGAAAAAACCGCCTGGAAAAGGCTCCCTTGCGGGATATCTCCCCCGAGTTGTCACCCCGCACACTTGTGGAATCGGCAGAAAAAAATTTTCTTTTTCAAGGCCTTGCTACCTGA
- a CDS encoding HU family DNA-binding protein codes for MNKSELIRTLAEKNNIPMDYATIVVNTFFQSIKDAMIQGDRVEIRGFGSFKVKDYQGYKGRNPKTGQSVEVQPKRLPFFRPGKELKDHLNEDV; via the coding sequence ATGAACAAAAGCGAACTGATCCGCACCCTGGCCGAAAAAAACAATATCCCGATGGATTATGCCACCATCGTGGTCAACACTTTTTTCCAGTCCATCAAGGACGCGATGATCCAGGGAGACCGCGTGGAAATCCGAGGATTCGGCAGTTTCAAGGTCAAGGATTACCAGGGGTACAAAGGACGCAATCCCAAGACCGGTCAGTCCGTGGAAGTCCAGCCCAAGCGACTGCCATTTTTCAGGCCGGGCAAGGAACTCAAGGACCACCTGAACGAGGACGTCTAG
- the dapF gene encoding diaminopimelate epimerase, which produces MLQHLTTSDAFGPWAECCKMQGSGNDFVILDNRALQVLPAEMPMWAKAVCRRAFGMGADGLIFLDTAPRDVSADYIWHFFNADGSRAEMCGNGSRCAARLAYELGLAGRRHVLGTDAGPIRAEVLPDRDLVKVQLTPHQDLRLRLPLTLTDDSGDTDWEAHFVNTGVPHLVIFTQDVQAMDVQNLGRRFRNHPHFAPAGVNVNFVQTLNRENMLLRTYERGVEDETFACGTGAAASVLIAQALDLTERTVSVRTSGQEELGITIDQDAVFLTGQAILVFTANLNLHSVGLTQTWS; this is translated from the coding sequence ATGCTTCAACACCTGACCACAAGTGATGCATTCGGCCCTTGGGCGGAATGCTGCAAGATGCAGGGCAGCGGCAATGATTTCGTTATCCTGGACAACCGGGCCTTGCAGGTGCTGCCGGCGGAAATGCCCATGTGGGCCAAGGCCGTGTGCCGCAGGGCCTTCGGTATGGGTGCCGACGGCCTGATCTTCCTGGACACGGCTCCACGGGACGTGTCCGCGGACTATATCTGGCACTTCTTCAATGCCGACGGCTCGCGGGCCGAGATGTGCGGCAACGGCTCACGGTGCGCCGCGAGACTGGCATACGAGCTGGGTCTGGCCGGAAGGCGGCACGTTCTGGGCACGGACGCCGGCCCGATCCGGGCCGAGGTCCTTCCGGACCGGGATCTGGTCAAGGTGCAGCTCACGCCCCACCAGGACCTGCGCCTGCGGCTCCCCCTGACGCTGACGGACGATTCCGGGGACACGGACTGGGAAGCCCATTTCGTGAATACCGGAGTCCCACATCTGGTCATCTTCACCCAGGACGTACAGGCAATGGATGTCCAAAACCTCGGCCGTCGGTTTCGCAATCACCCGCATTTCGCTCCCGCCGGGGTCAATGTCAATTTCGTCCAAACCCTGAACCGGGAAAACATGCTGCTCCGCACCTATGAACGCGGCGTGGAGGATGAAACCTTTGCCTGCGGCACCGGGGCCGCCGCATCGGTCCTCATCGCCCAGGCTCTGGACCTGACGGAACGGACGGTAAGCGTGCGCACATCAGGCCAGGAAGAACTGGGCATCACCATCGACCAGGACGCCGTATTCCTGACCGGACAGGCCATCCTGGTCTTCACGGCCAATCTCAATCTGCACTCGGTGGGGCTGACGCAGACCTGGTCCTAG
- the prfB gene encoding peptide chain release factor 2 (programmed frameshift) has protein sequence MLQLFELKTESAALEEQFNSFWGAFDRELYEDRLVEIDKAISHPEAWNDPRSMTPLLQEKTRLSTALQEWNALQAARQDLEEWLTMAEDEPEQEVLEEVQRHMGVLADRLQQAEMHTLLSAPEDQHPVILEIHPGAGGTEAQDWAEMLLRMYRRWAERHQFKVQILDYLAGDEAGVKSVVLQIEGPYAYGLLKSERGIHRLIRISPFDSSGRRHTSFASVDVYPDVGQEIEIEINEEDLRIDCFRASGPGGQHVNKTSSAIRITHLPTNIVTQCQNEKSQHRNKDAAMKMLKARLYELELRKREDERQAQYATKDAIAWGSQIRTYTLQPYRLVKDHRTNFEVGNVEAVLDGDLDGFIRNHLLANHVQNVA, from the exons ATGTTGCAGCTCTTCGAACTGAAGACCGAGAGCGCTGCCCTGGAAGAACAATTCAACAGTTTCTGG GGAGCCTTTGACCGGGAACTCTACGAAGACCGCCTGGTGGAAATCGACAAGGCCATTTCGCATCCCGAGGCCTGGAACGATCCCCGGAGCATGACCCCGCTCCTCCAGGAAAAAACCCGGCTCAGTACAGCGCTTCAGGAATGGAACGCTCTGCAAGCAGCCAGGCAGGATCTGGAGGAATGGCTGACCATGGCCGAGGATGAGCCCGAGCAGGAGGTTTTGGAGGAAGTTCAGCGCCACATGGGCGTTCTGGCCGACCGACTGCAACAGGCCGAGATGCACACCCTGCTCAGTGCCCCGGAAGACCAGCATCCGGTCATTCTGGAAATCCATCCCGGAGCCGGGGGCACCGAGGCCCAGGATTGGGCCGAAATGCTCCTGCGCATGTACCGGCGCTGGGCCGAACGGCATCAGTTCAAGGTCCAGATCCTGGACTACCTGGCCGGTGACGAGGCCGGAGTAAAAAGCGTGGTTCTCCAGATTGAAGGGCCGTATGCCTACGGGCTGCTCAAGAGCGAGCGGGGCATTCACCGACTGATCCGCATCTCCCCCTTTGATTCCTCCGGCCGGCGGCACACCTCCTTCGCCTCGGTGGACGTCTATCCGGACGTGGGTCAGGAAATCGAGATCGAAATCAACGAAGAAGATCTGCGCATCGACTGCTTCCGGGCCAGCGGCCCCGGCGGGCAGCACGTGAACAAGACCAGTTCGGCGATCCGGATCACCCACCTGCCCACGAACATCGTCACCCAGTGCCAGAATGAAAAATCCCAGCACCGCAACAAGGACGCGGCCATGAAGATGCTCAAGGCGCGTCTCTATGAGCTGGAACTGCGCAAGCGTGAGGATGAACGCCAGGCCCAGTACGCCACCAAGGATGCCATTGCCTGGGGCAGCCAGATCCGTACCTACACCCTGCAACCCTACCGTCTGGTCAAGGATCACCGCACCAACTTCGAGGTCGGCAACGTCGAAGCCGTCCTGGATGGTGACCTGGACGGATTTATCCGGAACCATCTGCTGGCAAACCATGTCCAAAACGTCGCCTAG
- a CDS encoding DMT family transporter codes for MLLTTYLKLLCASLFWGGTFVAGRVISAELPPFSAAFLRFAIASLSLLILIRLFEGGLPRLRRAQVPTVIILGMSGIFAYNVLFFTGLQTVEAGRAAVIVATNPIFIALLAAPLFGEPLGPAKLTGIGLSVCGAMLAITGGRPWDLLHQAVSWGDLAIFGCVASWVIYLLVGKIMMHDLSPQAAVTWSCLVGVAALLPFSLAEGLLEQVVLLPWTRWAALLYLGLFGTVLGFTWFYQGVKSIGPSRAAVFINFVPVWAILLGFLLLGETINLSLLLGAALVGTGVYLTNRAGVGSRD; via the coding sequence ATGCTGCTGACAACCTACCTCAAACTGCTCTGCGCCTCTCTGTTCTGGGGAGGCACCTTTGTGGCCGGACGCGTGATCAGCGCTGAACTGCCGCCTTTTTCCGCGGCGTTCTTGCGTTTCGCCATTGCCTCGCTAAGCCTGCTGATCCTGATCCGTCTTTTCGAGGGCGGCCTGCCGCGATTGCGCCGCGCCCAGGTGCCAACCGTAATTATCCTGGGGATGAGCGGCATTTTCGCCTACAATGTCCTGTTCTTCACCGGACTGCAGACCGTGGAGGCCGGGCGGGCTGCCGTGATCGTGGCCACCAATCCGATCTTCATCGCCCTGCTGGCTGCTCCGTTGTTTGGCGAGCCCTTGGGCCCGGCCAAGCTGACCGGAATCGGACTTTCCGTCTGCGGAGCCATGCTGGCCATCACCGGCGGGCGCCCCTGGGACCTCTTGCACCAGGCCGTTTCCTGGGGCGATTTGGCCATTTTCGGCTGCGTGGCCAGCTGGGTGATCTACCTGCTGGTGGGCAAGATCATGATGCACGATCTATCGCCCCAGGCCGCGGTGACTTGGTCCTGCCTGGTGGGAGTTGCCGCCTTGTTGCCGTTCAGTTTGGCCGAAGGCCTCCTGGAACAGGTTGTATTGCTTCCCTGGACACGCTGGGCCGCCCTGCTCTATTTGGGACTGTTCGGCACGGTGTTGGGCTTCACCTGGTTCTACCAGGGCGTCAAATCCATCGGCCCCTCCAGGGCCGCGGTGTTCATCAACTTTGTTCCGGTCTGGGCCATACTGCTCGGTTTTCTGCTCTTGGGCGAGACCATAAATCTCTCCCTGCTCCTTGGTGCCGCTTTGGTCGGCACGGGAGTGTATCTGACCAACAGGGCAGGCGTTGGATCCAGAGATTGA